A window of Bacillus marinisedimentorum genomic DNA:
CCACTAGTCTTGCAAAAAGCTACCTAATTTTGGCTATTCCATCAATTTGTGTAGAACAAAAACAAGAGCCGTGTAAGCATCATTTATTAAAAAGTAATTATCTTGATTAAATTCAATTTTTTAACATCCATTTTTGCTGTGAAGATGAAAAAATAGGAACACCGTCTTACTTGTAGACGAGTTACCAATTTTTTCTTATTTTAAAAGTTTATGACTTTCTTCGGTTTATACTTTTTAGGGTGCTTTCTTGGCCGGCCGGGTTTTCCTTTCTTTTTGCGTCCTTTTGATGATCGGGTTGGTCGGCGGTGTAGCACCTCCATAAACCTCTCCCAGGAGCTAAACCAATAATGTCGTAAAAGCTTCAACACTTCCCAGGTGGTTTTCGTTGTTTCCGAAAGAATCTTGATCCACTCACATAACGCATAGGCAATCATAATGATGTAAATCTGGTTCCAAACGGCCTCTGGTTTATGGTTGAACCATTTTACAACCTTTAAGTGCTGCTTGATCCATTTGAAGAATAGCTCAATTCTCCATCTTAGCCGGTAGATCTCTGCAATGTCAGAGGCTTCCAAGTCCCATCGGTTCGTCACTACCCGGTATTTTCTTTGTTTATCATCGACGTACTCAATCAACCGAAGATAAAAAGACTGGTCTTGTTCAGGATCTCGTATTACCACTTTTGCATCGGTTAAGATGGACTCTTTGTCTGTAACTTGCTCACTGACGATTGACAGCCTTGAATTTGCATTGACACGTGCGACAAAGTGAATCCCGTCTTGATCCCACTGGTGGTACAAATGATATTTGATATATCCCCGATCGAATACATATGTGGCATTTTTATCGTCAACGAGATGCTCGACTGCTTCTTTATCAGACACAGCCGCCGTAGAAGGCACGACCTTATCGGACAGCGTGGTTTTTAAATCGATCAGCTTCAAGCGGGTGTGAAGTTTCACACCATTTTTTTCT
This region includes:
- a CDS encoding IS4 family transposase encodes the protein AQLHQRESLDSISENLRANEDFQAFLEIDPVHPSTLHRKLERLPIDYLKSLYESLVVQVGKHHASKCGLPDIGVLNIIDASEIRLPGRAKWAYASKEKNGVKLHTRLKLIDLKTTLSDKVVPSTAAVSDKEAVEHLVDDKNATYVFDRGYIKYHLYHQWDQDGIHFVARVNANSRLSIVSEQVTDKESILTDAKVVIRDPEQDQSFYLRLIEYVDDKQRKYRVVTNRWDLEASDIAEIYRLRWRIELFFKWIKQHLKVVKWFNHKPEAVWNQIYIIMIAYALCEWIKILSETTKTTWEVLKLLRHYWFSSWERFMEVLHRRPTRSSKGRKKKGKPGRPRKHPKKYKPKKVINF